DNA sequence from the Caldisericaceae bacterium genome:
GATAGATGATACGATTGAATTTGAGCCACAAAACCCTTCTGATTACTTTATGAAATTGAAGGAATTGTATCTCGTTCTTGATTACGAAAAGCGAAAAGAAACTATAAAGAAAGAAGCAAGCCGTCTTGCGCAAAACGTAAATGGAAAGGTACAATTCGACGAGGGTTTCCTTGAAGAGGTAACAAATTTAACCGAATTTCCTACTTGTTTTATTGGCAGTATTATAAAGAACAATATAAACCTTCCAGATTGTATCGTAGAAAGTATTTTAAAGGACCATTTAAAAGCATTTCCTGTATACTCCCAGGATGATAACAAAACACTACCGTTTTTTATCGGTGTTAGAAATGGCACCTCTGATTTTATTGACAACGTAAGAAAAGGTTACGAGGAAGTTGCAAGAGCAAGAATCTATGATGGATTGTTTTTCTTTAATGAGGATAGGAAAAAGCCTTTAGAAGAGCGGATTAATGAACTTAAGGATGTGATTTTCCTTAATGGACTTGGCTCGATGTTCGACAAGACTGAACGCCATATTAAGTTAGCTAAATTTTTAAATAAGACACTTAAAATTCAAGAACCTAATGCAACTTATTTTGAAAAAGCTGCGTATCTTTCTAAGGGAGATTTGTTAACAAATGTTGTAAGTGAATTTCCAGAATTACAGGGAATAATAGGTGGGATCTATGCAAAGTTGGACGGCTTTGAGGATGAAATTGTGAATTCAATCTCTGAGCAGTACCTTCCGAGATTTGCAGGCGATACTACTCCCAAATCCCTTATAGGAAAATTGCTAAGCACCATTGATAAATTCGATACACTTGTTCTAAGTATAGGAGCAAACATTGAATATTCATCTTCAAAAGATCCTTTTGGCCTTAGAAAAATTGCTGTAGGTATTGTCCAGGTTTCTTTTACTTTTGACTATGTAGAATTCCCTTACGAAGAAATTATTGAATTTATCGCTTCGAGTTTTCCAACCCAAAAAGAGACTACTGCAATAAAGAAAGAGGTTGTTGAGTTACTAAAAGAAAGAGCAAATTCGCTACTTAGAAGTAAAGGAATTGGCTATGACAAGGCTAATGCTGTAACGAATTTGCCAATAAATGTTCTTCCTACGTGGCTTAACCGGGCAAAAATATTAGCTAAATATGAGGATGATCCCAAGTTTGAAGAATTAGTCCTAACGCATAAGCGAATTAAAAACATTATTGGAAAAAGCAAAGAAGAGGTAGAAGAAGTTAGAGAAGAGTTACTTCATGAACGAAGCGAAGCGGAGCTTTTCGAAGCCGTCAAAGAGACAGAGAAACTTATGGAAGCTTTAATAAAAAATAGAGATTATGAAGCAGTAATACAGCTTTTATATCTTCTTGCGAAAAGTGTTGGTGAATTTTTTGATAGCGTTTTAGTTATGGATGAAAACAAAGAAGTGAGAAACAATAGACTTGCATTACTTAAAAATGTCCAAAAAATATATGAAAATTTTGCTGATTTCTCACAGGTTGTTTTATCATCATAACAAAATTTTAAATTTATGTTAAAATAGTTAGTAAAACATTTAACTATCAAAATTATGAAATGGAGGTTTACAGATGGGAAATTGGGTGTATAGTTTTGAAGAAGGTAGTGAAAAAATGAGAAATTTACTTGGTGGCAAAGGAGCAGGATTATCCGAGATGACAAGAATAGGTTTACCTGTTCCGCCTGGTTTTACAATTACAACTGAAGCATGTAAAGATTACCAAAAAAAGAATTATATTGATGAGGAGATAAAAAAGGAAACGCTTGACTATCTAAAAAAACTCGAAGAAAAAACGGGGAAAAAATTTGGGGATCCAAACAATCCTTTGCTCGTTTCAGTTAGATCTGGTGCTCCAGTTTCAATGCCTGGGATGATGGACACAATTCTCAATCTTGGATTAAACGACAAAGCAGTTGAGGGTTTAAAGGCTCTTACCCAGAATGGTAGGTTTGCCTATGATAGTTATAGACGATTCATCCAGATGTTTGGTGATGTTGTTATGGGAGTTCCCCACGAAGAATTTGAAAAAATTCTTTCCATGCACAAAGAAAAGCACAATTTGAAATCTGATCCTGAACTTACAGAAGAGATTCTTAAAGAAGTTATTGTTCATTATAAAGAACTTTATAAAAAACATACAGGGAAAGATTTCCCACAGGATCCATTTGATCAACTATTTGCAGCAATTGAAGCAGTCTTTAAATCTTGGAATAATCCTCGTGCAATTACTTACAGAATGCTTAACAAAATTTCCGATGATTTAGGAACAGCTGTAAATATCGTAATGATGGTTTTTGGAAATATGGGCGACGATTCTGCTACGGGTGTTGCTTTTACGAGAAACCCCTCAACTGGTGAGAAAAAGATATACGGCGAATATCTTGTTAATGCACAAGGGGAAGATGTAGTTGCTGGTATTAGAACTCCAAAGCAGATTGACGAAATGCCTAAAGAACTACCTGATGTTTATAGCCAACTACTTAGAGTTGCAGAAACGCTTGAAAAACACTATCGTGATATGCAGGAT
Encoded proteins:
- the glyS gene encoding glycine--tRNA ligase subunit beta, which translates into the protein MKDFLCEIYTDEIPSKLVNNLSEQFRELFTSKLNTFSIEHSDVISYGTPKRLVIYMKEIAERESDSTQEIKGPAYNIALDEQGNPTDILNKFLESNNLEISQIITKEIKGKKYVFGEKAIKGRDAKDILKDAILYSLKNLTFPRGMRWNDSGVIFIRPIKNILVLLGDELIDFEYANIKSKRRSFGLMIDDTIEFEPQNPSDYFMKLKELYLVLDYEKRKETIKKEASRLAQNVNGKVQFDEGFLEEVTNLTEFPTCFIGSIIKNNINLPDCIVESILKDHLKAFPVYSQDDNKTLPFFIGVRNGTSDFIDNVRKGYEEVARARIYDGLFFFNEDRKKPLEERINELKDVIFLNGLGSMFDKTERHIKLAKFLNKTLKIQEPNATYFEKAAYLSKGDLLTNVVSEFPELQGIIGGIYAKLDGFEDEIVNSISEQYLPRFAGDTTPKSLIGKLLSTIDKFDTLVLSIGANIEYSSSKDPFGLRKIAVGIVQVSFTFDYVEFPYEEIIEFIASSFPTQKETTAIKKEVVELLKERANSLLRSKGIGYDKANAVTNLPINVLPTWLNRAKILAKYEDDPKFEELVLTHKRIKNIIGKSKEEVEEVREELLHERSEAELFEAVKETEKLMEALIKNRDYEAVIQLLYLLAKSVGEFFDSVLVMDENKEVRNNRLALLKNVQKIYENFADFSQVVLSS